Proteins encoded by one window of Lactobacillus sp. ESL0684:
- a CDS encoding type II toxin-antitoxin system PemK/MazF family toxin produces the protein MFGNNNDCPKQGDLIWIDAEPHAGHEYGGHARDINNIRRPMLVVSSDIYNERTGMVVGFPITSKVPREFTVSMKISTKKINGYAIFSNLLGYDYSARHGQVIDHLNKALRMQALAAVKDIFGIY, from the coding sequence ATGTTTGGCAATAATAACGACTGTCCCAAACAGGGCGACTTAATTTGGATCGATGCTGAACCGCATGCTGGACATGAATATGGTGGTCATGCACGTGACATCAATAATATTAGGCGTCCAATGTTAGTTGTTAGCTCAGATATTTATAATGAACGAACGGGTATGGTAGTAGGTTTTCCAATAACTTCTAAAGTGCCACGTGAATTCACAGTTAGTATGAAAATATCAACTAAAAAAATTAATGGATATGCAATTTTTAGTAATTTGCTGGGATATGACTATTCTGCTCGTCATGGACAAGTAATTGATCATTTAAATAAAGCATTGCGAATGCAGGCTTTAGCAGCGGTAAAAGATATTTTTGGTATCTATTAA
- the efp gene encoding elongation factor P, producing MVQAINLKKGMVFNQDGKLIRVLKANHHKPGKGNTVMQMDLRNIESGAVVHKTMRPSEKVDLVDITKKKAQYLYNEGDVYTFMDTETYEQYEVSSEQLGDDKLYLIPNIEVQLEFANDSKLLGVELPSTVEMKVTQTEPGIKGATVTGSGKPATMETGLVVQVPDFVKEGENLIINTAEGEYKSRAESSK from the coding sequence ATGGTACAAGCAATTAATTTAAAAAAAGGTATGGTTTTTAATCAGGATGGTAAGCTGATTCGGGTGCTAAAGGCCAATCACCATAAGCCTGGCAAGGGTAATACCGTTATGCAAATGGACTTGCGCAATATCGAAAGTGGCGCAGTAGTCCACAAGACGATGCGCCCAAGTGAAAAGGTTGATTTAGTCGATATTACCAAAAAGAAGGCACAATACCTTTATAATGAAGGTGACGTGTATACCTTCATGGATACAGAAACCTATGAGCAATATGAAGTATCTAGTGAACAACTTGGTGATGATAAACTTTATTTGATTCCTAATATTGAAGTACAATTGGAATTTGCTAATGATAGTAAGTTACTGGGGGTTGAATTACCATCAACGGTCGAAATGAAGGTTACGCAAACTGAGCCTGGCATTAAGGGAGCAACGGTTACTGGCTCTGGTAAGCCTGCTACTATGGAAACTGGATTAGTAGTACAAGTTCCTGATTTTGTTAAGGAAGGCGAGAACTTAATCATTAATACTGCTGAAGGTGAATATAAATCACGTGCTGAAAGTAGCAAGTAA
- a CDS encoding AbrB family transcriptional regulator, with the protein MVKTRKQGNSLMITIPAEFKVEANAEYQPVMEDNGVISFIPKHDNIFAQNPEYDLRAAIKELGVSDNGDLVGREDVWQ; encoded by the coding sequence ATGGTGAAAACACGTAAGCAGGGGAATTCTTTAATGATTACTATACCTGCAGAGTTTAAAGTTGAAGCAAATGCTGAATACCAACCTGTAATGGAGGATAATGGTGTAATTTCTTTTATTCCAAAGCATGATAATATTTTTGCTCAAAACCCGGAATATGATCTTAGAGCAGCAATAAAAGAATTAGGAGTATCTGATAACGGTGATTTAGTAGGACGAGAAGATGTTTGGCAATAA
- the helD gene encoding RNA polymerase recycling motor HelD, with protein MTKATDDKQFEQQHLDYLLKMIKQKKLELTSAIKSAEGEARNLNSHFFDDVKLDYDGYSTSMETALSIHQQQQLLDERENAWQQSAKQLGTVNRLEQKPFFARVDFKEGSEKPETIYIGLGSFADPDNHFLIYDWRAPISSIYYDGKLGQVSYQSPEGEVTVDMTKKRQFMIENGKIVNMFDTNESIGDQMLLEVLGEKSSTQMKSIVTTIQQEQNKIIRNTSADLLFVQGAAGSGKTSAILQRIAYLLYRYRGNLTSSDVIMFSPNQLFNDYIKNVLPEMGEQNMVQMTYWQFVARRLPKMEVENLFDQFEDQAASSAIGRFKDSTQFFKLLTHYAKHLNKRGLIFKNIYFRDTKHPYFTKEKINEIYYSYNENYNLTNRIDATREELIKSLNRKINSETKKPWVSDAIQSLSKEQLNALYDKPDQEFESEEKEEKFLGRKIVMKELDKVYQQIQHNSYLNMPAQYLSFLRAVPKMIDLTKWQISAADWSEHITQVKQGLKKHQLHMNDVSAYLYLYDLITGRQVNYEMRYAFIDEIQDYTPFQLSYLKFNFPRAKFTMLGDLNQAIFTKDDSRDLLKQISSLFDPEKTDVVQLTKSYRSTRQLTDFTKQVLRQGEKIESFNRQGPKPAFWKRDNSDEAIAALVQILKDNTEVNLTTAIITKDLASAKDVSKRLKQTGSKATLIATANQRLVDGTLVLPSYLAKGLEFDAVVMWDASDQCYHEADETQLVYTIASRAMYQLDLIYVGQKSRLLTVDPATYVEK; from the coding sequence ATGACAAAAGCGACAGATGATAAACAGTTTGAGCAGCAACATCTTGACTATCTGTTAAAGATGATTAAACAAAAGAAGTTAGAATTAACTTCGGCAATTAAGTCTGCTGAAGGTGAGGCAAGGAATCTTAATTCACATTTTTTTGACGATGTTAAATTAGATTACGATGGCTATTCGACTTCGATGGAAACGGCATTGTCTATTCATCAGCAACAGCAATTACTAGATGAACGGGAAAATGCTTGGCAGCAATCTGCTAAACAATTAGGTACAGTTAATCGCCTCGAGCAAAAGCCATTTTTTGCGCGAGTTGACTTTAAAGAAGGCAGTGAAAAACCTGAGACGATTTATATTGGTCTAGGGTCTTTTGCCGATCCTGATAATCATTTTTTAATTTATGATTGGCGGGCACCGATTTCTTCAATTTATTATGACGGTAAGCTTGGTCAAGTTTCTTATCAATCGCCTGAAGGCGAAGTTACTGTTGATATGACTAAGAAGCGCCAGTTCATGATTGAAAATGGTAAAATTGTCAACATGTTTGATACCAATGAATCAATTGGTGACCAGATGCTCTTAGAAGTTTTGGGTGAAAAGTCAAGCACGCAGATGAAGTCAATCGTAACTACGATTCAGCAAGAGCAGAATAAGATTATTAGAAACACTAGTGCAGATTTGTTATTTGTGCAAGGTGCTGCTGGATCTGGGAAAACGTCGGCTATTTTACAACGGATCGCTTATCTGCTTTATCGGTATCGTGGTAATTTAACCAGTAGTGACGTAATCATGTTTAGCCCCAATCAGTTGTTTAATGATTATATCAAAAATGTTTTGCCAGAAATGGGCGAACAAAATATGGTACAAATGACCTATTGGCAGTTTGTTGCTCGTCGTTTACCAAAGATGGAAGTTGAAAACCTCTTTGATCAGTTTGAAGATCAAGCTGCCAGTTCTGCAATTGGCCGTTTTAAAGATTCGACGCAATTCTTTAAGCTATTAACGCACTACGCCAAGCATCTAAATAAGCGAGGATTGATTTTTAAGAATATCTATTTTCGTGATACTAAGCATCCTTATTTTACTAAAGAAAAGATCAATGAGATCTATTACTCGTACAATGAAAACTATAATTTAACTAACCGAATTGATGCAACTCGCGAGGAATTGATCAAGTCACTTAATCGCAAGATTAATTCGGAAACTAAAAAGCCGTGGGTTAGTGATGCAATTCAGAGTTTAAGTAAAGAGCAACTTAATGCTTTGTATGATAAACCTGATCAGGAATTTGAATCTGAAGAAAAAGAAGAGAAGTTTCTAGGTCGTAAGATTGTGATGAAAGAACTTGATAAGGTCTATCAACAAATTCAGCATAATAGTTATCTTAATATGCCGGCACAATATTTGAGCTTTTTGCGAGCTGTTCCCAAGATGATTGATTTAACCAAATGGCAAATTAGTGCGGCTGACTGGTCTGAGCATATTACACAGGTTAAGCAGGGCTTAAAAAAACACCAATTGCACATGAACGATGTATCAGCTTATTTGTATCTGTATGACTTAATAACTGGTCGGCAAGTCAATTATGAAATGCGGTATGCCTTTATTGATGAGATTCAGGATTATACGCCGTTTCAGTTGAGTTATCTTAAATTTAACTTCCCACGAGCAAAATTCACGATGTTAGGGGACTTAAACCAGGCAATCTTTACTAAAGATGATAGCCGCGACCTTTTGAAGCAGATTAGTAGTCTATTTGATCCAGAAAAAACGGATGTGGTGCAATTAACTAAGTCGTATCGGTCAACTAGGCAGTTAACTGATTTTACTAAGCAAGTGTTGCGTCAAGGTGAAAAGATTGAATCGTTTAATCGACAAGGGCCCAAGCCAGCATTCTGGAAACGCGATAATAGCGACGAGGCAATTGCTGCATTGGTTCAAATTTTAAAGGATAATACTGAAGTTAACTTAACAACAGCTATTATTACTAAGGATTTAGCTAGTGCTAAGGATGTTAGTAAGCGACTAAAACAAACAGGAAGTAAGGCAACGTTAATTGCGACAGCTAATCAACGTTTGGTTGATGGTACACTAGTTTTGCCGTCATACTTAGCCAAGGGCTTGGAATTCGATGCGGTTGTGATGTGGGATGCTTCTGATCAATGTTATCATGAAGCTGATGAAACACAACTGGTCTATACGATTGCTTCGCGAGCAATGTATCAGCTTGATTTGATTTATGTAGGTCAAAAGAGCCGGCTGCTTACAGTAGACCCTGCTACATATGTAGAAAAGTAG
- the coaA gene encoding type I pantothenate kinase, producing MKNYLQFDRDQWASFSSADQVKITADELAKIKSLGDVVDLNDVRQIYGSLVKYLHLAYEEKRSLQQKQCNFLQEKLKPAPFIIGISGSVAVGKSTTARLVQLLLSRTYPELKVHLMTTDGFIYSNQELKRRNLFERKGFPESYDMQLLNNFLQDVLSGKADIVYPIYSQELSDIVPGQYGHVRQPDILIIEGINTLQLPTNGQIVTSDFFDFSIYIDAPEELIEQWFMQRFDRVLEMNKHNPHNFYYQMANGPRQDALQLAQETWQMVNLVNLREYIAPTKQRATLILHKTTGHLIDQIYLRHF from the coding sequence ATGAAGAATTATTTACAGTTTGATCGGGATCAGTGGGCCTCTTTTTCGTCTGCTGATCAGGTTAAGATTACGGCAGATGAGTTGGCCAAAATTAAGTCACTGGGTGATGTGGTGGACTTAAACGATGTTCGTCAGATTTATGGTAGTTTGGTTAAGTATCTGCATTTGGCTTATGAAGAAAAACGCTCTTTACAACAAAAACAATGTAATTTCTTGCAGGAAAAGCTCAAGCCAGCACCATTTATTATCGGCATTTCAGGATCAGTAGCTGTTGGTAAGTCGACTACGGCAAGACTGGTGCAGTTATTGCTAAGTCGGACTTATCCGGAATTAAAAGTTCACTTAATGACTACCGATGGCTTTATCTATTCTAATCAAGAATTGAAGCGGCGTAATTTATTTGAGCGCAAGGGGTTTCCAGAAAGCTATGATATGCAGCTGCTCAATAACTTTTTGCAAGATGTTTTAAGTGGTAAAGCTGATATTGTTTATCCGATTTATTCTCAAGAACTTAGTGATATTGTGCCTGGGCAATATGGTCATGTTCGTCAGCCCGATATCCTGATTATTGAAGGAATTAATACTCTGCAATTACCAACTAATGGGCAAATCGTTACTAGTGACTTTTTTGATTTTTCAATTTATATTGATGCGCCTGAAGAATTAATTGAGCAATGGTTTATGCAGCGGTTTGACCGAGTTTTGGAAATGAATAAGCATAATCCGCATAACTTTTATTACCAAATGGCCAATGGTCCGCGTCAAGATGCTTTACAACTGGCACAAGAGACATGGCAAATGGTTAATTTGGTTAACTTGCGAGAATATATTGCACCGACTAAGCAACGGGCGACACTAATTTTGCATAAAACTACGGGTCATTTAATCGATCAAATCTACCTCAGACACTTTTAA
- a CDS encoding GNAT family N-acetyltransferase, with product MTGKEQFKFKRIAEMTGREMFCVAKLRIDTFVTEQKITDPELDDDDLIAIQVYLLNDDDSAAQAVCRLFKEDGKWMLGRVAVAQKARGQHLGTKMLSQVHEYLQNKGVNRLYCHAQMQAKPFYDYLGYQAQGEVFTEAGVKHIMMYYDL from the coding sequence ATGACAGGTAAAGAGCAATTTAAGTTTAAACGGATAGCTGAAATGACCGGACGGGAAATGTTCTGTGTTGCTAAATTACGGATTGATACATTTGTGACAGAACAAAAAATTACGGATCCTGAGCTTGACGATGATGACTTAATAGCGATTCAAGTTTATTTGTTAAATGATGATGATAGTGCTGCCCAAGCAGTATGTCGCTTGTTTAAAGAAGATGGCAAGTGGATGTTAGGACGGGTTGCTGTTGCTCAAAAAGCACGCGGACAACATTTGGGAACCAAGATGTTAAGCCAAGTTCATGAATACCTGCAAAATAAGGGTGTTAATCGTTTATATTGTCATGCGCAAATGCAAGCTAAGCCATTTTATGATTATTTAGGCTATCAAGCACAAGGTGAAGTATTTACAGAAGCTGGCGTGAAGCACATTATGATGTATTATGATTTATAA
- a CDS encoding SGNH/GDSL hydrolase family protein, with product MTEIILFGDSIFNGYRAGHDTDLVTSSLQTKLGAVFAIKNVSLSGATTADGLKRVNLIDSAADIIVVEFGTNDMATWGIPSNQYTDNLTKIVTQIGPNKVIIVGPLSQDPYNKNIMQCYDEQKSAHYQQIAQIIANKYHIPFINMRDAFSQLSNISTYFQEDGLHLSDQGNELLTNLVTTAVKEKAAK from the coding sequence ATGACAGAGATTATTTTATTCGGTGATTCAATTTTTAATGGTTATCGAGCTGGTCACGATACCGATTTAGTTACAAGTAGCTTACAAACTAAATTAGGGGCAGTCTTCGCAATTAAAAATGTTTCTCTTAGCGGCGCAACCACTGCAGATGGACTTAAGCGAGTTAATTTAATTGACTCAGCAGCAGATATTATCGTAGTCGAATTTGGTACCAATGACATGGCAACTTGGGGCATCCCTAGCAACCAATATACCGACAATTTAACAAAAATAGTTACCCAAATTGGCCCTAATAAAGTAATTATAGTCGGGCCATTATCCCAAGATCCATATAATAAAAACATCATGCAATGCTACGACGAACAGAAATCAGCACATTATCAACAAATTGCCCAAATCATTGCGAACAAATATCATATCCCTTTTATTAATATGCGCGATGCGTTCAGCCAATTAAGTAATATCTCAACTTATTTCCAAGAAGATGGTCTACATTTAAGTGACCAGGGTAATGAACTATTAACTAACTTGGTTACAACCGCAGTCAAAGAAAAAGCCGCTAAATAA